The Georgenia faecalis genome includes a window with the following:
- a CDS encoding beta-1,6-N-acetylglucosaminyltransferase, protein MSLDSIAYVVLAHEAPRTLDALLQELAPAPTFVHLDLQARSRLLRDVPSLALASVTVSKRCRCLHWGGYSVVEAMLETLELALSATTDRQERFVFLSGQCLPLRPLEEFAHYLLEDAPLVLCRGYSLREHPTPTMAMERVTRSHWLDGTLGHLRKKGFRHMAALTRHALKAARVCEPALPGNLQHAAGSQWTAIPRKLAVELVAAYRDGKFRYLKNSYAPDEVVIPTYVYNTSWARHTLFGELEPATSPTMAGYSNFHWLRPSMSGTVDSHDVDLALASKAYFIRKISLEQDPSLKQRIESSW, encoded by the coding sequence ATGAGTTTGGACAGTATCGCGTATGTGGTGCTTGCCCATGAGGCGCCTCGGACTCTCGACGCGCTCCTGCAGGAACTAGCGCCGGCGCCCACGTTCGTGCATCTTGATTTGCAGGCTCGTTCCCGTTTACTCCGCGATGTCCCGAGCCTAGCCCTTGCCAGCGTGACGGTTTCCAAGAGGTGCCGTTGCCTGCACTGGGGCGGGTACTCCGTTGTCGAAGCGATGCTGGAGACTCTTGAACTTGCGCTCTCTGCGACAACAGACCGACAGGAACGTTTCGTCTTTCTGTCCGGTCAGTGCCTTCCGCTGCGACCCTTGGAGGAATTCGCGCACTATCTCCTGGAGGACGCCCCCTTGGTGCTTTGCCGGGGCTACTCTTTGCGGGAGCATCCGACGCCAACAATGGCGATGGAGCGCGTGACGCGTTCCCACTGGCTCGACGGCACGCTAGGCCATCTAAGAAAAAAGGGCTTCCGCCACATGGCGGCTCTCACTCGCCACGCGCTAAAGGCTGCCCGTGTCTGCGAACCCGCCCTGCCCGGTAACCTCCAGCACGCGGCCGGTTCGCAGTGGACAGCGATCCCCCGCAAATTGGCCGTCGAATTAGTTGCGGCGTACCGGGATGGCAAATTTCGCTATCTTAAGAACAGTTATGCACCAGACGAGGTCGTCATTCCGACTTATGTCTACAACACATCGTGGGCGCGCCACACCTTGTTCGGTGAGCTCGAGCCGGCGACCAGCCCCACAATGGCCGGCTACTCCAATTTCCACTGGCTGAGGCCAAGTATGAGCGGCACCGTCGACTCGCATGACGTGGATCTCGCATTGGCTTCCAAGGCCTACTTCATTCGCAAGATCTCGCTGGAGCAAGACCCTTCGCTTAAGCAGCGAATCGAGTCGTCATGGTAA
- a CDS encoding glycosyltransferase family 4 protein encodes MHPPDLSDVGSNLAQSKAQFAWTGTGGRRMNNRIGIVTQWFDPEGGAAATPGIIARSLARRGHSVDVLTGFPNYPAGKLHKGYRLRHYQQEQMGGITVHRTPLYPSHDSRAMHRAANYMTFAASASLAAPFVLSPVDVALVHSSPATTALPAMALRTLRHTPFVVHIQDLWPQTVVSSGFLEEGRVGRVERTLQAFCDTVYRRAHTIAVTSPGMADAITRRGVPDSKLAFVPNWADESAFRPVDRDQQLAAQLGITRPFTVMYAGNFGTFQALDSAIEAATRLRDNRDIGFVFVGSGVEERALKSMARERDLTNVRFVEAQPMGNMAHILALGDVQLVSLQDLPLFHRTMPSKIQATLSAGRPVIAAVSGDAARILDASGAGRVVPPQDPRAMADAILELRLMPRAELSAMGAAGREYYRSTLSEDVAAARLSDLLLDAGAARRRR; translated from the coding sequence ATGCACCCTCCTGATCTATCTGATGTCGGATCGAATCTTGCACAATCGAAAGCGCAATTCGCATGGACGGGAACTGGCGGACGCCGCATGAATAACCGGATTGGCATAGTGACCCAGTGGTTCGACCCAGAGGGTGGAGCCGCCGCAACGCCGGGCATCATCGCACGCAGTCTGGCGCGGCGCGGCCATTCAGTTGACGTCCTCACGGGATTTCCTAACTACCCCGCAGGGAAACTGCATAAAGGGTATCGACTCCGGCACTATCAGCAGGAGCAAATGGGGGGCATAACTGTCCACCGGACGCCACTCTATCCGAGCCATGATTCCCGGGCGATGCACCGCGCGGCAAATTACATGACGTTTGCAGCCAGCGCCTCGCTCGCCGCGCCTTTTGTACTGTCGCCGGTAGATGTGGCACTCGTGCACTCGTCGCCAGCAACCACCGCCCTGCCAGCAATGGCACTGCGCACACTCAGGCACACGCCTTTTGTGGTCCACATTCAGGACCTGTGGCCACAAACCGTCGTCTCGAGCGGTTTCCTCGAGGAGGGGAGGGTCGGTCGCGTCGAAAGGACGCTCCAAGCGTTCTGCGACACCGTCTATCGCCGGGCACACACCATCGCCGTGACGTCGCCAGGCATGGCTGACGCCATTACCAGGAGAGGCGTGCCCGACTCCAAGCTCGCATTCGTCCCGAACTGGGCGGACGAGTCGGCATTTCGCCCGGTGGATAGAGACCAACAACTTGCGGCGCAGCTCGGCATCACGAGACCCTTCACCGTCATGTACGCGGGTAACTTCGGAACGTTCCAAGCGCTGGACTCCGCCATCGAAGCGGCAACACGCCTCCGCGACAACAGGGACATTGGATTCGTATTCGTCGGGAGCGGCGTCGAGGAACGGGCACTCAAGTCCATGGCGCGCGAGCGAGACCTGACAAATGTGCGCTTCGTCGAGGCCCAGCCAATGGGGAACATGGCGCACATTCTCGCCCTGGGAGACGTCCAACTCGTCAGCTTGCAAGACCTCCCCCTATTTCACAGGACGATGCCGAGCAAAATCCAGGCCACCCTTTCCGCAGGAAGACCCGTGATCGCCGCCGTGTCAGGAGATGCGGCGCGCATCCTCGATGCCTCTGGCGCAGGGCGTGTAGTCCCTCCACAGGATCCCCGGGCGATGGCAGACGCCATCCTCGAGCTTCGTCTGATGCCACGTGCAGAGCTCAGTGCCATGGGGGCGGCGGGCAGGGAGTACTACCGCAGCACTCTCAGCGAGGACGTCGCCGCCGCACGCCTCAGCGATCTGCTCCTCGACGCAGGTGCCGCTCGGAGGCGGAGGTGA
- a CDS encoding polysaccharide pyruvyl transferase family protein, with the protein MNITDLHYLSTLRTATETILREALGEAPKPIALLDAPRHRNLGDSLIWLGELQYLTSLGHEIVYTADIGRFFSDDIARLPADTVLVLHGGGNFGDLYPAHDSFRRHIVEAHGDRRIVVMPQSIHYQDHETLRHAGAAYSRAADLTLLVRENRSLDIAKENFQGVDVRYCYDAALGAPIEDTKSSARDGILTLARGDQEALPADLSLARTAGMRDWEFTPLNSAAWKGAIAVGAAYKRLPGMARRPFYRANLAALDYCLRLNVSAALHQFSGRSAVATNRLHAHILAALLGIPHAVADNSYGKVSSIYEEYTGAFSTAHLVDSLSEAVTTANDLSRAGSR; encoded by the coding sequence GTGAACATCACAGACCTGCACTATCTCTCCACTCTGCGTACAGCGACGGAAACCATTCTGCGGGAAGCGCTAGGTGAGGCGCCAAAGCCCATCGCACTCCTGGACGCCCCCCGTCACAGGAACCTTGGCGACTCTCTGATTTGGCTAGGGGAGCTCCAATACCTCACGTCGTTGGGCCACGAAATCGTATACACCGCCGACATCGGTCGATTCTTCAGCGATGACATCGCGCGCCTACCCGCAGACACCGTCCTTGTCTTGCACGGTGGCGGAAACTTCGGCGACCTCTATCCCGCCCACGACAGCTTTCGCCGACACATCGTAGAGGCGCACGGCGACCGCCGCATTGTTGTCATGCCCCAGTCGATCCACTACCAGGATCACGAGACGCTCCGCCATGCCGGCGCAGCATACTCACGAGCCGCTGACCTCACGCTCCTCGTTCGAGAGAACCGCTCACTGGACATTGCAAAAGAGAACTTCCAGGGAGTCGACGTCCGATACTGTTATGACGCTGCCCTGGGCGCACCAATTGAGGACACGAAGTCTTCCGCTCGCGATGGAATCCTGACGCTCGCCAGAGGAGACCAGGAGGCCCTGCCCGCCGACCTGAGTCTCGCGAGGACTGCGGGCATGCGGGACTGGGAATTCACGCCTCTGAACAGCGCCGCCTGGAAGGGGGCCATCGCAGTGGGAGCCGCTTATAAGCGGTTGCCCGGCATGGCTCGGAGGCCCTTCTACCGCGCCAATCTCGCTGCGCTTGACTACTGCCTCCGGTTGAACGTCAGCGCCGCGCTACATCAGTTCTCAGGTCGATCTGCGGTAGCCACCAACCGCCTACATGCGCACATTCTAGCTGCCCTGCTCGGGATTCCGCATGCTGTTGCGGACAACAGTTACGGTAAGGTGTCGTCGATATACGAGGAGTACACAGGCGCGTTCAGCACGGCACACCTTGTCGATTCACTCTCGGAAGCAGTGACCACTGCAAACGACCTTTCCCGGGCCGGTTCACGATGA
- a CDS encoding glycosyltransferase yields the protein MMHRRVLVDASNLHTGGAVQVAASFVDELSALRDDARYPWLSTLHLELSPEVHANISVPLPPTSVTIASRRWWQVKYWLPRIRTKPYDASFTLFGPEYGRRRAHRQICGFADGASIFDAPDLPIEERPRRFAATAVKALRARVSIALFARVDRVIVESPRVATRLAERTGLPETQISIVPNALNGIFRRRSSWDRTAADEIPSTQSVKLCYISRGYPHKNHAVLPRIGEALERLGHDVQFIVTLEHAEMARLPQEAHRWLINLGPLPLRSLPPVYEASYAAIFPSLLESFSVAPLEALHANGLLFASDRPFVRDVCEDNCIYFDPTSPSEAAATIASVLSDSGAELALRLKAREFSRSQFSARDRAQQYIDIIDSELNQPSLL from the coding sequence ATGATGCACCGACGCGTCCTTGTAGATGCAAGCAACCTTCATACCGGCGGTGCGGTTCAAGTCGCGGCTTCCTTTGTGGACGAACTGTCAGCGCTGCGGGATGACGCGCGATACCCCTGGCTCTCAACACTCCACTTGGAGTTGTCGCCAGAGGTGCATGCAAACATATCCGTCCCCCTGCCCCCTACGAGCGTTACTATTGCATCGCGCCGGTGGTGGCAAGTCAAATACTGGCTCCCACGCATACGTACGAAACCGTATGACGCCTCCTTCACGCTGTTCGGGCCAGAATACGGCCGCAGGCGGGCACATCGGCAGATTTGCGGCTTCGCAGACGGCGCCTCCATATTCGACGCTCCGGACCTCCCTATTGAGGAACGTCCGCGGCGCTTCGCGGCAACCGCAGTGAAAGCCCTGCGGGCCCGCGTCAGTATTGCGCTATTCGCTCGCGTCGACCGCGTCATCGTTGAGTCTCCGCGTGTTGCCACAAGACTTGCGGAGCGAACGGGCCTCCCCGAAACGCAGATTAGCATTGTGCCGAACGCGCTCAACGGAATCTTCAGGCGCCGAAGTTCTTGGGACCGGACAGCAGCGGACGAGATCCCCTCGACCCAGTCCGTCAAGCTCTGCTACATCTCCAGAGGTTACCCCCACAAGAACCACGCCGTGCTTCCTCGAATTGGCGAAGCGCTAGAACGACTGGGACACGACGTTCAGTTCATTGTAACCCTCGAACACGCGGAAATGGCCCGCCTTCCCCAGGAGGCGCACCGATGGCTAATCAACCTTGGCCCGCTGCCGCTCCGGTCCCTTCCACCCGTCTACGAAGCCTCGTACGCAGCCATATTTCCCAGCCTGCTGGAGTCGTTCTCGGTGGCCCCCCTCGAAGCACTACATGCAAACGGGCTCCTGTTCGCTTCCGACCGACCGTTCGTGCGCGATGTCTGCGAGGACAACTGCATCTACTTCGACCCCACGTCACCGTCCGAAGCGGCGGCGACGATCGCTAGCGTTCTGTCTGACTCCGGCGCTGAGCTGGCCTTGCGCTTAAAGGCGCGCGAGTTCTCGCGGTCCCAATTCTCCGCACGCGACCGCGCGCAACAGTACATAGACATCATCGACAGTGAGTTGAACCAGCCGTCTTTACTATAG
- the wecB gene encoding non-hydrolyzing UDP-N-acetylglucosamine 2-epimerase — translation MSGRLRVVTVVGTRPEIIRLSRIIAALEENTDHILVHTGQNYDYELNEIFFEELGLRRPDHFLNADTSSLGAVLADVLKGTERVLREERPDAMVVLGDTNSCISALMARRMKVPVYHLEAGNRSFDPNVPEEINRHLVDHVADYNLVYSEHSRRNLLAEGIHPSRILHMGSPMREILNYYEAAIDNSDILSQVGVEPKSYILASLHREENVDDPERLESAFNALALAGETMSMPVLVSTHPRTRRRIEEGRIPYSEHIRLHRPVGFMAYVQLQRHAACVISDSGTIAEESAILQFPAVTIRDAIERPEAIDSGAIITTGLSGVDLVDAVRMTLAQHRTAGPASTPTDYAIADSSRRVLNYIRSTASTHHARNGVRRPGSTS, via the coding sequence ATGAGTGGACGCCTAAGAGTTGTGACCGTGGTCGGCACCCGGCCGGAAATCATCCGCCTGTCGAGGATCATCGCCGCACTGGAGGAAAACACCGATCACATCCTCGTCCACACTGGGCAGAACTACGACTACGAACTGAACGAGATCTTCTTCGAAGAGTTGGGCCTGCGCCGACCGGACCACTTCCTCAACGCCGACACATCGTCCCTCGGTGCCGTTCTCGCCGACGTGCTCAAGGGCACCGAGCGAGTCCTGCGCGAGGAGCGTCCCGACGCCATGGTGGTACTCGGCGACACCAACAGCTGCATCTCGGCCCTCATGGCCAGGCGCATGAAGGTGCCGGTCTACCACCTCGAGGCGGGTAACAGGTCCTTTGATCCCAACGTGCCGGAGGAAATTAACCGGCACCTCGTCGACCACGTAGCCGATTACAACCTTGTATATTCCGAACACTCTCGCAGAAACCTCCTAGCGGAAGGCATACACCCTTCGCGGATACTTCACATGGGGTCTCCGATGCGCGAGATCCTCAACTACTACGAGGCCGCGATCGACAATAGCGACATCTTGTCACAAGTGGGAGTTGAGCCGAAAAGTTACATTCTCGCGAGCCTCCACAGGGAAGAGAACGTCGACGATCCAGAACGGCTCGAATCCGCTTTCAATGCACTAGCACTGGCAGGCGAGACGATGTCGATGCCGGTCCTGGTCTCGACCCATCCGCGTACACGCCGGCGCATCGAAGAAGGGCGGATCCCTTATAGCGAGCACATCCGCCTACACCGTCCGGTGGGTTTCATGGCGTATGTTCAACTACAGAGGCACGCCGCATGCGTAATATCTGATAGTGGCACGATTGCTGAAGAGTCAGCGATACTACAGTTCCCGGCAGTTACCATTCGCGACGCTATAGAGCGCCCGGAGGCCATCGACAGCGGGGCAATTATCACGACAGGCCTCTCGGGCGTCGATTTAGTCGATGCCGTCCGCATGACCTTGGCGCAGCATAGAACCGCCGGTCCTGCTTCCACTCCAACAGATTACGCCATCGCAGACTCGTCCCGCCGCGTTCTCAACTATATCCGCTCCACCGCCAGCACCCATCATGCACGTAACGGCGTGAGACGACCGGGCAGCACTTCATGA
- a CDS encoding polysaccharide biosynthesis protein: MTSIQGATVTITGGTGSFGSIMTEHLLARGIGEVRIFSRDEAKQDDMRRRLSDSRLQYFIGDVRDMDSVEAAVRGADFVFHAAALKQVPSCEFFPDQAVKTNVRGSHNIIEASAKVGVRSVVCLSTDKAVYPVNAMGMSKALMEKTAQAFARRNPTSQTVVSVTRYGNVMYSRGSVIPLFIQQLRQGEPLTLTEPSMTRFLMSLEESVHLVDHAFLHAEPGDLFVRKAPAATVDTLARAVASLLGDDDPDIRVIGTRHGEKLHETLLSREEMVTAEDQAQYFRVPLDARSLEYELYFEEGERRIARTEDFTSENTARLTVEETKELLMQLPEIQTLLAKAIA; the protein is encoded by the coding sequence GTGACGTCGATACAAGGTGCGACCGTAACCATTACTGGCGGCACGGGTTCCTTCGGGTCGATCATGACCGAGCATCTCCTGGCGCGAGGGATCGGAGAGGTGCGGATCTTTAGCCGCGACGAGGCCAAGCAGGACGACATGCGTCGTCGGCTCTCGGACTCGCGGCTCCAGTACTTCATCGGGGACGTCCGCGACATGGACAGCGTCGAGGCCGCGGTGCGCGGAGCCGATTTTGTGTTCCATGCCGCCGCCCTCAAGCAGGTGCCGTCTTGTGAGTTCTTCCCGGACCAGGCAGTCAAGACGAACGTTCGAGGTAGCCACAACATAATTGAGGCATCGGCGAAGGTCGGAGTCCGGTCAGTTGTCTGCCTAAGCACCGACAAGGCGGTCTACCCCGTCAATGCCATGGGCATGTCGAAAGCCCTCATGGAGAAGACAGCTCAGGCATTTGCGCGCCGAAATCCGACATCGCAGACTGTGGTCTCGGTCACACGTTATGGCAATGTCATGTACTCCCGCGGCTCCGTCATCCCCCTCTTTATCCAGCAGCTCCGGCAGGGTGAGCCGCTTACGCTGACGGAGCCGTCGATGACACGGTTCCTGATGTCCCTCGAGGAGTCTGTCCACCTCGTCGACCACGCCTTCCTCCACGCCGAGCCGGGCGACCTCTTCGTACGCAAGGCCCCCGCAGCGACCGTCGACACTCTCGCGCGCGCGGTCGCTTCCCTGCTGGGCGATGACGACCCAGACATTCGCGTCATCGGCACCCGTCACGGTGAGAAGCTGCACGAGACCCTACTCAGCCGCGAGGAGATGGTGACAGCGGAGGATCAGGCTCAGTACTTCCGGGTGCCGCTCGACGCGCGTTCGCTTGAGTACGAGCTCTACTTCGAGGAGGGCGAGAGACGCATCGCGCGAACGGAAGACTTCACGTCGGAGAACACTGCGCGCCTCACGGTCGAGGAGACCAAGGAGCTTCTCATGCAGCTCCCAGAGATCCAGACGCTACTCGCGAAGGCGATCGCCTGA
- a CDS encoding NAD-dependent epimerase/dehydratase family protein — protein sequence MTTPRKTVAVLGASGFVGSHTCYALESRGHTVVRIRAPRLAPMTASDAATFPDRAGQALDDLASSLQHVDALVNAAGVAEARSGNWPALVSANSALPALAARAAAVAGLTRFVQVSSAAVQGRLRRLDEGSQFDAFSPYARSKLLGEHLVRQEGPAQTVIYRPPGVHGADRRVTRLTARIARSAVSTVAAPGTDPTPQTLIDNVADALAYLATTASVPASIVMHPSELLTTTTLLEALGGKRPIRIPRRIARTVVRGLNSASRLSPSLAGNARRVEMLWFGQEQAHSWLTAAGWLPPVGHEGWRALGRKLAQLDTGKELKETGSQ from the coding sequence GTGACGACGCCTCGAAAGACTGTCGCCGTCCTCGGCGCGTCCGGATTCGTGGGGTCGCACACCTGCTACGCGCTCGAGAGCCGGGGGCACACCGTCGTCCGCATCAGGGCACCGCGCTTGGCGCCCATGACAGCCTCCGATGCCGCGACGTTCCCAGATCGCGCCGGTCAGGCACTCGACGACCTGGCGAGCAGCCTTCAGCACGTAGATGCACTTGTGAACGCCGCGGGCGTCGCAGAGGCAAGGTCGGGCAACTGGCCCGCCCTAGTTTCAGCGAACAGTGCGCTCCCAGCGCTAGCTGCCCGCGCGGCTGCCGTTGCTGGCCTGACGCGATTCGTGCAGGTCAGCAGCGCCGCCGTCCAGGGACGCCTTCGCCGCCTGGACGAAGGTTCGCAGTTCGACGCCTTCTCGCCATATGCGCGATCAAAACTTCTCGGCGAGCACCTCGTCCGGCAAGAGGGCCCTGCGCAGACCGTGATCTACCGTCCGCCGGGCGTACACGGCGCAGATCGACGCGTAACGCGCTTAACCGCCCGCATCGCCCGCTCTGCAGTCTCGACAGTTGCCGCACCGGGCACGGATCCGACGCCTCAGACACTGATTGACAACGTCGCAGATGCTTTGGCTTACCTCGCGACGACCGCTTCCGTACCCGCTTCGATCGTCATGCACCCGTCCGAACTCCTGACCACGACGACATTGCTAGAGGCACTAGGGGGAAAGCGCCCCATTCGCATCCCGCGCCGAATCGCGCGAACCGTGGTGCGAGGTCTCAACTCGGCAAGCCGGCTCAGCCCCTCACTGGCGGGTAACGCACGCCGTGTAGAAATGCTGTGGTTCGGCCAGGAGCAGGCGCACAGCTGGTTGACAGCAGCCGGTTGGTTGCCGCCAGTTGGGCACGAAGGATGGCGAGCGCTCGGTCGGAAACTCGCCCAGCTGGATACAGGTAAGGAACTCAAGGAGACAGGATCACAGTGA
- a CDS encoding MraY family glycosyltransferase has product MELWLIGGAAVLLTTASAPITRRALVRFDIVDRPNARSSHVNPTPRGGGIACALGVASAIAVAAALGEPVPWPVVGAALAMAVVGFLDDRLTVGAAPRLAAQVATGAMAGLSLGGWTGAAVGAAAMPVVVNVVNFMDGINGITALTMLVWGATALLVGAVHGGPELAVIGAATAGAALGFLPWNAPHARLFLGDVGSYLFGALAAGGVLLAATGQAPVSLILAPLMIFGADTAVTLVKRAIRRAPLTVAHREHTYQRLVHLRRWAHAPVALWAGSASALITVAWATLNTIGSCIATTCTLLIYLMSDRILHNRKRNSHGRELADAA; this is encoded by the coding sequence ATGGAACTGTGGCTCATCGGAGGGGCGGCAGTCCTCCTCACCACCGCAAGCGCGCCCATCACCCGCCGGGCGCTCGTTCGCTTCGATATCGTCGATCGGCCAAATGCACGGTCTTCCCATGTGAACCCCACCCCCCGCGGGGGTGGCATCGCGTGCGCTTTGGGAGTAGCCAGTGCGATTGCAGTCGCCGCCGCTCTCGGCGAACCAGTCCCCTGGCCGGTCGTCGGGGCAGCGCTGGCCATGGCCGTCGTCGGCTTTCTCGACGACCGGCTCACCGTGGGCGCCGCACCGCGACTTGCCGCACAAGTAGCGACCGGCGCCATGGCGGGCTTGAGCCTTGGCGGCTGGACCGGTGCGGCCGTGGGAGCAGCTGCTATGCCCGTGGTCGTCAACGTCGTCAACTTCATGGACGGGATCAATGGCATCACCGCGCTCACGATGCTCGTGTGGGGCGCAACCGCGTTACTTGTCGGCGCGGTCCATGGCGGGCCCGAGCTGGCGGTTATCGGCGCGGCCACCGCAGGAGCCGCTCTCGGATTCCTCCCATGGAACGCACCGCACGCCCGCCTGTTTCTGGGTGACGTCGGCAGCTACCTTTTCGGTGCACTCGCCGCCGGCGGCGTCCTCCTAGCTGCAACGGGCCAGGCGCCTGTGTCGCTGATTCTGGCCCCGCTGATGATCTTCGGCGCGGACACTGCGGTCACCTTGGTCAAGCGCGCGATCCGGCGTGCTCCGCTCACGGTCGCTCACCGTGAGCACACCTACCAGCGCCTTGTGCACCTCCGACGGTGGGCGCATGCACCGGTCGCCCTGTGGGCAGGGTCAGCCTCCGCCCTGATCACGGTCGCATGGGCCACGCTCAACACAATTGGAAGCTGCATCGCCACCACATGCACCCTCCTGATCTATCTGATGTCGGATCGAATCTTGCACAATCGAAAGCGCAATTCGCATGGACGGGAACTGGCGGACGCCGCATGA
- a CDS encoding NAD-dependent epimerase/dehydratase family protein has protein sequence MRVVVTGADGFLGWHLRARLRALTNHEVVPVGRGLWNDLPALVRDADAVIHLAGVNRGEPYAVEHGNARLALDLSNALRLSARPTQVVYANSIQSGMDSPYGRGKQEAGRVLADIARERNASFVDVLLPNIFGEGAKPNYNTFVATFVERIVQGQAVSVDDRELQLLHVQDAARVLIEALTTPGGEQRPAGTPTSVASVLQTLETLHAAYRLGEIPPLSSELEVNLLNTLRARMFAERPTIPLVRRADERGALTEAVRARGSEGQTFVSTTKPGITRGQHFHLRKLERFAVVDGEAEIAMRRLFDDPVQVFRVNGDEPVAIDMPTGWPHKITNVGSGTLTTVFWTNELFTPEDTDTYAEEV, from the coding sequence ATGCGAGTGGTGGTGACCGGAGCCGACGGGTTCCTCGGTTGGCACCTCCGCGCGCGGCTCCGGGCTCTCACGAACCACGAGGTCGTGCCCGTCGGTCGGGGCCTCTGGAACGACCTGCCCGCCCTGGTCAGGGACGCTGACGCCGTGATCCACCTCGCCGGCGTGAACCGCGGCGAACCCTACGCCGTGGAGCACGGCAACGCCCGCTTGGCACTGGACCTCTCGAATGCCCTGCGGCTGAGCGCCCGGCCCACCCAAGTCGTCTACGCCAACTCGATCCAATCGGGGATGGACAGTCCGTACGGGCGGGGCAAGCAGGAGGCGGGCCGTGTCCTCGCCGACATAGCGCGTGAACGGAACGCGAGCTTCGTCGACGTCCTGCTACCCAACATCTTTGGCGAAGGCGCGAAGCCGAACTACAACACGTTCGTCGCCACCTTTGTCGAGCGGATCGTCCAGGGGCAAGCCGTCAGCGTGGACGACCGGGAACTCCAGTTGCTCCACGTCCAGGACGCTGCCCGGGTGCTGATCGAAGCCCTGACCACGCCGGGCGGTGAACAGCGCCCCGCTGGTACCCCGACATCCGTCGCGTCGGTCCTCCAGACACTCGAGACCCTTCACGCGGCCTACCGGCTCGGGGAGATCCCGCCGCTCAGCAGCGAACTCGAGGTCAACCTGCTCAACACGCTCCGGGCCCGCATGTTCGCCGAACGACCAACGATCCCTCTCGTGCGCCGGGCCGACGAACGCGGGGCGTTGACGGAGGCGGTGCGTGCCCGCGGGAGCGAAGGGCAGACATTCGTCTCCACGACGAAGCCAGGGATCACTCGCGGGCAGCACTTCCACCTGCGCAAGCTCGAACGCTTCGCCGTGGTCGACGGCGAAGCGGAGATCGCGATGCGGCGCCTGTTTGACGACCCCGTCCAGGTCTTCCGCGTCAATGGCGACGAGCCGGTAGCCATCGATATGCCGACGGGATGGCCGCACAAAATCACCAACGTCGGCAGCGGAACCCTGACGACAGTCTTCTGGACCAACGAACTCTTCACTCCTGAGGACACCGACACCTACGCAGAGGAGGTCTGA